One window of Halodesulfovibrio sp. MK-HDV genomic DNA carries:
- a CDS encoding TolC family protein, whose translation MIARTFLMSVALLFFSVQALYAEDAAENLLPTYLKIAAENNGELQSAFSKWRAAIQKAPQVSTLPDPQFTFGVYIVPVETRVGPQRMSYALTQKFPWIGKLDAKENIALREADVFKAKADSIKTTIFRNVKVAYYELLYLQRAIQLTTEQVELLEFLEATIRARYSSGNALYSDVLRTQVELDSSRNRKASLKDMYIPLQARLNAAMGRDIDDAVHLSKVVAELQLEVEEDMLRKLLQQTNPELLSFDQQLAGADAQITLAEKNYYPDLTFGIKSIYTDKARSGDPSQNGNDPVIATVSLNIPIWQDGRDAAVEEGREKRLVAIQAKKGRKDILLADLELALYRYRDAIRQITLYEESLLPKAEQSVEVTLEAYQSGKVDLEEVIAAENTYFELYIAQARALTDQAQRIAQLEQLVGTELPVIQKNKMAMTRFDLPQKELNVTVE comes from the coding sequence ATGATTGCACGAACATTTTTGATGAGTGTGGCGCTATTGTTTTTTAGCGTACAAGCATTATATGCAGAAGACGCCGCTGAAAATTTACTTCCTACCTATCTAAAAATTGCGGCTGAAAATAACGGTGAGCTACAATCTGCATTCAGTAAGTGGAGAGCCGCAATTCAAAAGGCACCACAAGTTTCTACACTGCCTGACCCGCAATTCACTTTTGGTGTCTACATTGTCCCTGTTGAAACACGCGTTGGTCCACAACGCATGAGTTATGCGCTTACTCAAAAATTTCCTTGGATTGGTAAGCTAGATGCAAAAGAAAACATTGCACTCCGCGAAGCGGATGTATTTAAAGCAAAAGCGGATAGCATTAAAACTACGATATTCCGGAATGTTAAAGTAGCATACTATGAGTTGCTCTACTTGCAACGGGCTATCCAGCTTACAACAGAACAGGTCGAATTATTAGAATTTTTAGAAGCTACAATTCGTGCTCGCTACTCTTCAGGCAATGCTTTGTATTCAGACGTGCTCCGAACACAAGTTGAACTAGACTCTTCTCGAAATAGAAAAGCCTCACTTAAAGACATGTATATTCCTCTTCAAGCTCGTTTGAACGCGGCTATGGGGCGAGATATTGACGATGCAGTGCATCTATCAAAGGTAGTGGCGGAGCTACAGTTAGAGGTTGAAGAAGATATGCTCAGGAAGCTTCTTCAGCAAACAAATCCTGAGCTGCTGAGCTTTGACCAACAACTCGCTGGTGCAGACGCACAGATTACTCTTGCAGAAAAAAATTATTATCCAGACCTCACCTTCGGAATAAAATCAATTTACACAGATAAAGCCCGTTCCGGTGATCCAAGCCAAAACGGTAATGATCCAGTTATAGCCACTGTAAGCCTCAATATTCCTATTTGGCAGGACGGCAGAGACGCTGCCGTTGAAGAAGGAAGAGAAAAAAGGCTCGTAGCTATTCAGGCAAAAAAGGGACGCAAAGATATCCTTCTAGCCGATTTGGAGCTGGCTTTATATCGCTATCGCGATGCTATTCGACAAATCACTCTGTATGAAGAAAGCCTGCTCCCTAAAGCGGAGCAATCCGTTGAAGTAACCCTAGAGGCATATCAGAGTGGCAAAGTCGACCTTGAAGAGGTCATCGCGGCAGAAAACACATATTTTGAGCTATACATCGCTCAAGCGCGTGCTCTAACAGACCAAGCACAGCGCATTGCACAACTTGAACAATTAGTTGGTACAGAATTACCTGTCATACAAAAGAACAAAATGGCGATGACAAGGTTCGACTTACCGCAAAAAGAGCTCAACGTGACAGTTGAGTAA
- a CDS encoding PP2C family protein-serine/threonine phosphatase: MPIRIKILIILLLTTIPPALFLRVNSMQSMNQLAENVESRTETILLNNISMLLLRVAEGQAHLLKREGQLINTVLSILANDASITLSSSPQSAKKSTILPMYEMESPKGMADRGGACMSSSSPKTKDNFKLLLPSLEKFADLYPELILWQRVRLLDSSQLFFPTKKAEHSEDQCLFGEPPLPAIAGETSWSPPLHDPLFKRSIFTATQNIYSKDTKIGSVTIAVPVHTLLRSPGNLSKFSPNVTSYLVDATAEGDELIIFAVRTPKDQGGRWFSSPEDNLALDKKTLSQISGDVVLGKAGLLSAIVDDESLLIAYAPLKIGGATLLITVPRIDIVNDASEETDIIRAIFSKQMDTSHLLLSGTLLLLGIVAIILSISLSKSIYKLVHAVRAVSAGDFSVRIRNVGQDEIGELGKAINEMVPTLEENVHLKSSLQLASVVQQSLLPKQAPTPASFDIAGASYYCAETGGDYYDFIACASGSASQLTMAVGDVVGHGIPAALLMATARAYLRSSANNDFTLSEVTRKTNELVVCDTYGSGQFMTLFLASLDTLKNTFTWTRAGHDAAIVYRGSESRFIEFKGIGSTALGVKYDARYTENTEQLFPEDIIVIATDGIWEARSPEGVMFGKKLMETIIRDNASLSAEKLIEKLHTSALNFTKLSSLEDDFTCLVIKFRKKS; this comes from the coding sequence ATGCCTATCCGCATTAAAATTCTGATTATCCTGCTATTAACGACAATTCCCCCTGCTCTTTTCTTGCGTGTAAACAGCATGCAATCGATGAATCAGCTGGCAGAAAACGTTGAATCACGAACAGAAACTATACTTCTTAATAATATTAGCATGCTACTGCTGCGTGTTGCTGAGGGGCAAGCGCATCTTCTAAAGCGTGAAGGGCAACTTATTAATACGGTCTTAAGCATTCTTGCTAACGATGCCAGCATAACATTATCGTCGTCACCGCAATCAGCAAAAAAAAGTACGATTCTTCCAATGTATGAAATGGAAAGTCCTAAAGGCATGGCTGACAGGGGGGGCGCATGCATGTCCTCTTCTTCACCAAAAACTAAGGATAATTTCAAATTATTACTTCCTTCGCTCGAAAAATTTGCGGATTTATATCCCGAGTTGATTCTTTGGCAGCGTGTACGACTTTTGGATAGTTCTCAGCTTTTTTTTCCTACAAAAAAAGCTGAACATTCTGAGGATCAATGTTTGTTTGGTGAACCCCCTCTGCCTGCGATCGCAGGAGAAACATCGTGGTCACCGCCCCTGCACGATCCTCTATTCAAAAGATCGATATTTACAGCTACTCAGAATATTTATTCAAAGGACACAAAAATTGGGTCTGTTACAATTGCAGTACCTGTGCATACGCTCCTGCGTTCTCCCGGGAATCTGTCTAAATTTTCGCCTAATGTTACGTCCTATCTTGTTGATGCAACAGCAGAAGGCGATGAGCTTATAATTTTTGCTGTTAGAACACCGAAAGATCAAGGTGGAAGGTGGTTTAGTTCTCCAGAAGACAACCTTGCGCTTGATAAAAAAACGCTCAGTCAAATTTCAGGGGATGTTGTACTTGGGAAGGCTGGTTTACTTAGTGCGATTGTTGATGATGAAAGCCTGTTAATAGCCTACGCACCGCTTAAAATAGGTGGTGCAACTTTGCTTATCACCGTTCCACGTATAGACATTGTCAATGATGCCTCTGAAGAGACAGATATTATTAGAGCTATCTTTTCTAAACAAATGGACACGTCGCATCTGCTGTTGAGTGGAACTCTTTTGCTCTTGGGAATTGTCGCAATTATTTTGTCTATCTCGTTGAGCAAGAGTATCTATAAACTGGTTCATGCTGTGCGCGCCGTGAGTGCTGGTGATTTTTCAGTACGCATTCGAAATGTTGGACAAGATGAGATTGGAGAACTGGGAAAAGCTATTAATGAAATGGTACCTACGTTAGAAGAAAACGTTCATTTAAAAAGTTCGCTTCAGTTGGCAAGCGTTGTGCAGCAAAGCTTATTGCCCAAGCAGGCACCTACTCCAGCCTCTTTTGATATAGCTGGAGCAAGTTACTATTGCGCAGAAACCGGTGGAGACTACTACGATTTCATCGCCTGTGCATCCGGAAGTGCTTCTCAGCTTACTATGGCAGTTGGGGATGTTGTTGGTCACGGTATTCCTGCTGCGTTGCTTATGGCGACAGCGCGAGCGTATTTACGATCTAGTGCAAATAACGACTTCACCCTGTCCGAAGTGACCCGTAAGACAAACGAACTGGTTGTGTGCGATACCTATGGCTCCGGCCAGTTTATGACACTCTTTCTTGCTTCGTTAGATACTTTAAAAAACACATTTACCTGGACACGGGCAGGACATGACGCAGCGATTGTGTATCGTGGGTCAGAATCCCGTTTTATTGAGTTTAAAGGGATTGGAAGCACAGCCCTTGGTGTGAAGTATGATGCAAGGTACACAGAAAATACAGAGCAGCTTTTCCCCGAAGACATCATCGTCATTGCTACTGATGGAATATGGGAAGCACGATCTCCTGAAGGTGTGATGTTCGGTAAAAAACTTATGGAGACTATTATTCGTGATAATGCCTCGCTTTCGGCAGAAAAGCTTATTGAAAAATTACATACTAGTGCTCTGAATTTTACCAAGCTCTCGAGCCTTGAAGATGACTTCACTTGTCTTGTTATAAAGTTCCGTAAGAAAAGTTAG
- a CDS encoding RimK/LysX family protein translates to MSEKETLGWKEWASLPDFSISCILAKIDTGARTSSLHTIDEEIFIKDNVEWIRFTIALDSRENRTVSAEAPLMARRSVTNSSGQTEERFVIEALISIGDWRSLAEITLTRRRGMKCRMLVGRTAISGTAIVDPEHTFLHQAPLCG, encoded by the coding sequence ATGTCAGAAAAAGAAACGCTTGGTTGGAAAGAATGGGCATCACTACCGGACTTCAGTATCTCATGCATTCTTGCAAAAATAGATACTGGTGCTCGAACTTCTTCACTCCACACAATAGATGAAGAGATCTTCATTAAGGACAATGTAGAGTGGATTCGATTTACAATTGCGCTCGATTCACGCGAAAACAGAACTGTTTCAGCAGAAGCCCCGCTCATGGCAAGGCGTTCTGTCACTAATTCCAGCGGTCAGACAGAAGAACGATTTGTTATTGAAGCCCTAATTTCCATTGGCGACTGGCGCAGTTTAGCAGAGATTACCCTAACTCGTCGTAGAGGGATGAAGTGTCGAATGCTTGTTGGTCGCACTGCCATATCTGGAACTGCTATAGTTGACCCAGAGCACACGTTTTTACATCAAGCCCCCTTATGTGGCTAA
- a CDS encoding outer membrane homotrimeric porin, with amino-acid sequence MKRFIVLALATCMILSVAAGASAAEFKASGSMWAGFDYINTDGSDDDTNNFIQRMDTQVDIIASENLSGTVLFRIEQTWGQANENVGAGSGGAIGADGVNVSTLRAYIDFLVPSTEIRVRAGIQGLGLPGAVTASGVLDNDVAAIVASQSFDNVAVTAFFARPYDSDGTDDATMDLFGGIVAADLGVATVSPYFLFANVTDKVDADGEIFEDNMYWVGASLEAAPVENLALAFDGVFGKENGKDGGFAIAGKAAYTTSMMVPAIVGWYASGNDDDGEGRMPSIDDDDFSMTTLVGAGAMGPDSDNIFGSALGKWGLGLQLEELTFIEKLSHTVRLTYIQGTNEDSDSISSWGEDDRATEIDVASVYSIYDNLDLLVDFAYAVTDFDAGSAKDVDNVFKAAALIQYNF; translated from the coding sequence ATGAAACGCTTTATTGTACTAGCTCTCGCTACTTGCATGATTCTTAGTGTCGCTGCTGGCGCTTCTGCTGCTGAATTTAAGGCTTCCGGTTCTATGTGGGCCGGTTTCGATTACATCAACACTGATGGTTCTGACGATGATACCAACAACTTTATCCAGAGAATGGATACTCAGGTAGACATCATTGCTTCCGAAAATCTTTCCGGTACTGTGCTCTTCCGTATTGAGCAGACATGGGGACAGGCAAACGAAAATGTTGGCGCAGGTTCCGGCGGTGCTATTGGTGCTGACGGCGTTAACGTTAGCACACTTCGCGCTTACATCGACTTCCTCGTACCTTCCACAGAAATTAGAGTTCGCGCTGGTATTCAGGGACTGGGTCTTCCTGGTGCTGTAACTGCGTCTGGCGTACTTGATAACGACGTTGCTGCAATTGTTGCTTCTCAGTCTTTTGACAACGTAGCTGTTACAGCTTTCTTTGCACGCCCATACGATTCTGACGGTACTGATGATGCAACCATGGATCTCTTTGGTGGTATTGTTGCGGCAGATCTTGGCGTTGCGACTGTTTCTCCATACTTTCTGTTTGCAAACGTAACCGATAAGGTGGATGCAGACGGCGAAATTTTTGAAGATAATATGTACTGGGTAGGTGCTTCTCTTGAGGCTGCTCCAGTAGAAAATCTCGCATTAGCATTTGACGGTGTATTCGGTAAAGAAAACGGTAAAGACGGCGGTTTCGCAATTGCCGGTAAAGCTGCTTACACTACCAGCATGATGGTTCCTGCAATCGTTGGTTGGTATGCTTCCGGAAACGACGACGATGGTGAAGGTCGTATGCCTAGCATCGATGATGATGACTTCAGCATGACTACTCTTGTTGGTGCTGGTGCTATGGGACCAGATAGCGATAACATTTTCGGTAGTGCTCTTGGTAAATGGGGTCTTGGTCTTCAGCTTGAAGAACTTACCTTCATTGAAAAGCTTAGCCACACTGTACGCCTCACCTACATTCAGGGTACAAACGAAGACTCTGACAGCATTAGCAGCTGGGGTGAAGACGATCGTGCAACCGAAATTGATGTTGCATCCGTTTACAGCATTTACGACAACCTCGACCTCCTTGTTGATTTTGCATACGCAGTCACCGACTTTGATGCCGGTTCTGCTAAAGATGTAGATAACGTATTCAAAGCTGCTGCACTCATTCAGTACAATTTCTAA
- a CDS encoding anion permease, giving the protein MGKYILKFSPVIVAIIMALFPSPAGLSPEGWYFLSIFIGVIIGLIIEPIPAALVGLLGVSIVAALGLVDPNPTASRNWALSGFSNGVIWLIFSAFMFALGYQKTGLGKRISLVLIKYLGKSTLGLGYAIAFSDAILAPFMPSNTARSAGTIYPIVSNIPLMFNSTPDHEPRKIGSYLTWVAIAATCVTSSMFLTALAPNLLAIDLIAQTTNVQISWGQWAKVMIPAMFPLFILTPWLAYVIYPPTQKTSPEAPLWAKKELEKLGAITRKELMMLGYAVLALIFWIFGKELGVNSTVAAILVLSLMVLSDIITWEDVISNKSAWNVLIWFATLVAMASGLSKTGVLSWIGNLSSSYLQGLPPFTVALFLVLMFFMLHYFFASTTAHTTALMPLFMVTATVLLPAEMIPQIALMLAGSLGLMGIITPYATGPSPIWYGSGFISQARWWFLGAIFGALYLASMLILTALYV; this is encoded by the coding sequence ATGGGCAAATATATATTAAAGTTTTCCCCCGTCATTGTTGCCATAATTATGGCCTTATTCCCTTCTCCGGCAGGATTGTCGCCCGAAGGATGGTACTTTCTCAGTATTTTCATTGGCGTCATTATCGGGCTAATTATTGAGCCAATCCCCGCCGCTCTTGTCGGGCTTTTAGGCGTATCTATCGTAGCAGCGTTGGGTTTGGTTGACCCGAATCCCACTGCCAGTAGAAATTGGGCGCTATCCGGTTTTTCTAATGGCGTTATCTGGCTAATATTTTCTGCTTTTATGTTTGCTCTGGGGTATCAAAAGACCGGTTTGGGGAAGCGTATCAGTTTAGTTCTGATTAAGTATTTAGGGAAAAGCACACTTGGGCTTGGCTACGCAATTGCATTTTCAGATGCCATTCTCGCACCCTTTATGCCTTCTAATACAGCTCGAAGCGCAGGTACCATTTATCCGATTGTGAGTAACATTCCGCTGATGTTCAATTCCACTCCAGATCATGAACCACGCAAGATCGGTTCGTATCTGACATGGGTTGCTATTGCGGCAACGTGTGTCACAAGTTCTATGTTTTTAACCGCACTCGCCCCAAACCTGCTTGCTATTGATCTTATTGCTCAAACGACCAACGTTCAAATTTCATGGGGACAATGGGCGAAAGTGATGATTCCCGCCATGTTCCCTCTTTTTATTCTCACACCTTGGTTGGCATACGTGATTTACCCGCCGACGCAAAAAACATCACCAGAAGCGCCATTGTGGGCAAAAAAAGAATTGGAAAAGCTTGGGGCTATTACTCGAAAAGAGCTCATGATGCTTGGGTACGCGGTATTGGCACTTATTTTTTGGATTTTTGGTAAAGAACTTGGCGTTAACAGCACCGTTGCAGCCATCTTGGTTCTGTCCTTAATGGTTTTAAGTGACATCATCACGTGGGAAGATGTCATTAGCAATAAAAGTGCGTGGAACGTTCTTATCTGGTTTGCAACACTGGTTGCGATGGCTTCCGGACTGAGTAAAACCGGTGTTCTTTCATGGATTGGCAATCTTAGCTCAAGTTACTTGCAGGGGCTGCCACCATTTACAGTAGCTCTGTTCCTCGTCCTTATGTTCTTTATGCTTCACTATTTCTTTGCAAGCACCACCGCCCATACTACTGCCCTCATGCCTTTATTTATGGTAACTGCCACCGTGCTGTTACCTGCTGAGATGATCCCACAAATTGCACTTATGCTTGCGGGTAGCCTTGGTCTCATGGGTATTATTACTCCGTATGCAACGGGGCCATCCCCTATATGGTATGGGTCAGGATTTATCAGTCAGGCTCGCTGGTGGTTCCTGGGTGCCATCTTCGGTGCTCTTTATTTAGCTTCTATGCTAATTTTGACAGCTTTATACGTTTAA
- a CDS encoding DUF2867 domain-containing protein: MNFTAATATHTKFNWRVRSLASDFLLEDTWEFPYEFGAKDGVNLHLFQKSAIEPTMKSIYDGSLTGMLFRMRKLFGALFRIDNNMNSLPIPGCGDKSLRDRLQESDFEKDTPERAMDISTRDFMDFRPVYTFEDETLHELSNSTEHTLMHYAWSPSGEGKWKVRLAVYIKHRTAFSAFYMRCIRPFRHFIVYPHIFRKCMEHWEAQKVPE, translated from the coding sequence ATGAATTTTACTGCCGCGACTGCTACGCATACCAAATTCAACTGGAGGGTCCGTTCATTAGCGTCCGATTTTCTACTCGAGGATACTTGGGAGTTCCCCTACGAATTCGGCGCAAAGGACGGGGTCAATTTACATTTGTTCCAGAAATCCGCCATTGAGCCTACGATGAAGAGCATTTATGATGGCTCCTTGACTGGAATGCTATTCAGGATGCGAAAACTTTTCGGGGCGTTATTTCGCATCGATAATAACATGAATAGTCTCCCTATCCCGGGCTGCGGGGACAAGAGCCTTCGCGATCGTTTGCAGGAAAGCGATTTTGAGAAAGACACGCCGGAACGCGCGATGGACATCTCAACACGAGACTTTATGGACTTCAGACCAGTGTATACCTTCGAGGACGAAACGCTCCACGAACTCTCCAATTCCACCGAGCATACATTAATGCATTATGCTTGGTCTCCCTCGGGAGAAGGTAAGTGGAAGGTTCGCCTTGCGGTGTACATTAAGCATAGGACCGCTTTCAGTGCGTTTTACATGAGGTGCATCCGGCCATTCCGCCATTTCATCGTCTACCCCCATATTTTCAGAAAATGCATGGAACACTGGGAAGCGCAAAAGGTGCCCGAATAG
- a CDS encoding response regulator, which translates to MHFLKRLSMRSKIFITFLLLVFVMFGSISLTLPHIKETFEKTIKNELQANTVLASIMVEKLLDESVEQYFKGMAETSAGIVQRFYNRYRRKELSLEQAQAFPKELMNTHLVGETGYTFFITPENKDNIEEILLDAPNSETLSHSFLEAIISQKKGFLRTVKGKGIFPEDDVAYLDYFSPWKWIIAAVPFEKGTHSIVSLTNFKDSIENSKLSPGKGSYITIFELDGHILYHPFLQNKNALELKDPKTNRFFIRDLVDVVRKKGFDIPQTGWFEYHFLKREQTNSYGAKLFYYVYQPKNKWFVVTVINKADMLMPYSQLIHDLGIFAAIMLIVVTFLAFLSSNHLLQRITALKNAARKLSENDYNLDLQKYADDEIGELEEAFGDASTKISSLTQSQKELNENLERIVEERTDALYLALQDAESATEAKSEFLANMSHEIRTPINAITGLTYLMQQQDAPPQQKRYITKVETAAHSLLGIINDILDFSKIEAGKLDLENMTFYLHDVMEKVSTIVGIKASEKDLDFIISYEPDVPMTYKGDPLRLAQIITNLTNNAIKFTEKGEVGVYVSRERRHLLRFEVRDTGIGLTEEESSKLFKSFSQADTSTTRKYGGTGLGLAISKQLVQMMGGRIWVQSIKGKGTSFFFTVTLKEFSSKNDEHMLFTNKSVLIVDDSPSWQSSLSNLLSVYNFDVEVVGSGEDALKKVEEKVPYDLILMDWNLPGLNGVETTRKLKEMHPTSVQPIIMVSAYDEEYYKEEAEQLGIAIFLHKPINPSELYNIIISYFGTEVKEDLDTKVEKVSLQEELTTRKGSWVLLVEDNELNRDIIKDMLAHSGILIDEAHNGQDAVDKVQQHPDKYELILMDIQMPVMDGYTATVKIREDNSDISIIALTANAMAADIARSKEAGMDAHLNKPINVEEFFTTLLRYLSPKISLNSNTPLPSETTDQVMFKFTVIDAEAGLKYMNGNLALYYKILRNFQSNYEDAHNSLKHLLTENKKEAKLLLHTLKGLSASIGAKDLHTITKQLETSFDSSLLGTFDHELGKVLDDIASCPELSKQKQLDSNLPLLEGNTRKNLWSSLFQAIKSKRPKNIKGILDKFLPYSLQEEDAQKLAEVRVLLGKFKYNDALNLLGESNE; encoded by the coding sequence ATGCATTTCTTAAAGCGACTATCGATGCGAAGCAAAATTTTCATAACCTTTCTTCTTCTTGTATTTGTCATGTTCGGTTCCATTTCTCTTACATTACCCCACATAAAAGAAACATTTGAGAAAACTATAAAAAATGAACTGCAAGCTAACACAGTACTTGCGAGTATTATGGTTGAGAAGCTTTTGGATGAGTCTGTTGAGCAATATTTTAAAGGGATGGCCGAAACGAGCGCTGGAATTGTTCAGCGGTTTTACAATAGATACAGACGAAAGGAACTCTCGCTGGAACAAGCACAAGCCTTCCCTAAAGAGCTTATGAATACGCATTTAGTTGGAGAAACGGGATACACTTTTTTTATTACGCCAGAGAACAAAGATAATATTGAAGAAATATTACTGGATGCACCTAACAGCGAGACTCTTTCTCATTCTTTTCTTGAAGCAATAATTTCTCAAAAAAAAGGATTCTTGCGAACTGTAAAAGGAAAAGGGATTTTTCCAGAAGATGATGTGGCTTATCTGGATTACTTTTCTCCATGGAAATGGATTATCGCAGCTGTGCCGTTTGAAAAGGGAACTCACTCTATTGTTAGCCTGACAAACTTCAAAGATAGCATTGAAAATTCGAAATTAAGTCCGGGGAAAGGGAGTTACATTACTATATTCGAATTGGACGGGCACATTTTGTATCACCCGTTCTTGCAAAATAAAAATGCATTAGAGCTTAAGGATCCTAAAACAAATAGATTTTTCATTCGAGATCTTGTTGATGTCGTTAGAAAGAAAGGTTTCGATATTCCACAGACGGGCTGGTTTGAATATCATTTTTTGAAACGTGAACAAACAAATAGCTACGGTGCAAAGCTATTCTACTATGTATACCAGCCAAAAAATAAATGGTTTGTTGTTACAGTCATCAATAAAGCTGACATGTTGATGCCTTATTCTCAGCTAATTCATGATTTAGGAATTTTCGCTGCGATCATGCTTATCGTGGTAACTTTTCTCGCATTCCTATCATCCAATCACCTTCTCCAACGTATTACTGCATTGAAAAATGCAGCCAGAAAGCTTTCTGAAAATGACTACAATCTTGATCTTCAAAAGTATGCGGATGATGAAATTGGAGAACTTGAGGAGGCGTTTGGTGATGCCAGTACGAAAATTTCTTCGCTTACACAAAGCCAGAAAGAACTAAACGAAAATTTGGAACGAATTGTGGAAGAGCGAACAGATGCACTGTATCTAGCTTTGCAAGATGCTGAATCTGCAACCGAAGCAAAATCAGAATTTCTTGCAAACATGAGCCATGAAATACGCACGCCGATTAATGCCATTACTGGGCTCACCTATCTTATGCAGCAACAGGATGCACCACCCCAGCAGAAGCGATACATCACCAAAGTTGAAACTGCCGCACATTCACTTCTCGGAATTATTAACGATATTCTCGATTTTTCAAAAATTGAAGCTGGAAAACTTGATCTGGAAAATATGACTTTTTACTTACATGACGTAATGGAAAAAGTATCAACAATCGTGGGGATAAAGGCTTCAGAGAAGGATCTCGATTTCATTATTAGTTACGAACCTGATGTTCCAATGACCTATAAAGGCGACCCTCTTCGTCTTGCTCAGATCATTACCAACTTAACGAATAATGCCATCAAATTTACCGAGAAAGGCGAAGTGGGTGTCTATGTCTCCCGTGAGAGACGGCATTTATTACGGTTTGAGGTGAGGGATACAGGTATTGGCCTGACAGAAGAAGAATCATCCAAGCTTTTTAAATCATTTTCGCAAGCAGATACAAGCACAACTCGTAAGTATGGCGGAACCGGACTTGGTCTTGCCATTTCTAAACAGCTTGTCCAAATGATGGGCGGCCGTATATGGGTTCAAAGCATTAAAGGAAAAGGGACATCATTCTTCTTTACTGTCACTCTTAAAGAATTTTCATCAAAAAATGACGAGCATATGCTCTTTACCAATAAAAGTGTTCTTATTGTTGACGATAGTCCTTCGTGGCAATCTTCACTTTCAAATTTACTTTCTGTTTACAATTTTGACGTTGAAGTAGTTGGCAGCGGTGAAGATGCTCTCAAGAAAGTAGAAGAAAAAGTTCCGTACGATCTTATTCTTATGGATTGGAATTTGCCGGGTTTGAATGGTGTTGAAACGACAAGAAAACTTAAAGAGATGCATCCAACATCAGTGCAACCAATCATTATGGTTTCTGCTTATGATGAGGAATATTACAAAGAAGAAGCAGAACAGCTGGGCATTGCAATATTTTTACATAAGCCCATAAACCCTTCTGAGCTCTACAACATCATTATTTCTTACTTTGGAACAGAGGTTAAAGAAGATTTAGACACCAAGGTGGAAAAAGTGAGTTTGCAGGAAGAGCTTACGACAAGAAAAGGGAGCTGGGTCTTGTTGGTCGAAGATAATGAGCTTAACCGGGACATTATTAAAGATATGCTCGCTCACTCCGGTATCTTGATCGATGAAGCTCATAATGGGCAGGATGCTGTAGACAAAGTTCAGCAACATCCCGACAAGTATGAGCTGATACTTATGGATATACAAATGCCTGTAATGGATGGATATACTGCTACTGTAAAAATACGAGAAGACAATAGCGATATTTCCATAATTGCTCTTACTGCAAACGCAATGGCAGCAGATATTGCGCGTTCAAAAGAAGCAGGCATGGATGCACATCTGAATAAGCCAATTAATGTGGAAGAATTTTTTACGACATTATTACGGTACCTATCTCCAAAGATTAGTTTGAATTCCAATACTCCGCTTCCTTCCGAAACTACAGACCAAGTGATGTTCAAGTTTACCGTAATCGATGCTGAAGCCGGCTTGAAATACATGAATGGCAACCTCGCCCTGTATTATAAGATATTACGTAACTTCCAATCAAATTATGAAGATGCACATAACTCTCTTAAACACCTGCTTACCGAAAACAAGAAAGAAGCAAAACTTTTATTGCATACTCTTAAAGGCCTCAGTGCAAGCATAGGGGCAAAAGATCTGCACACCATTACAAAACAACTTGAAACAAGTTTCGATAGTTCTCTTTTAGGAACTTTTGACCATGAGCTTGGAAAAGTACTGGATGACATAGCAAGTTGTCCTGAGCTTTCAAAACAAAAACAGCTAGACTCTAATTTGCCATTACTTGAAGGAAATACACGTAAAAATTTGTGGTCATCTCTTTTTCAGGCTATAAAAAGTAAAAGACCTAAGAATATTAAGGGAATTCTGGATAAGTTTTTGCCCTATTCTCTGCAAGAGGAGGATGCGCAAAAACTAGCTGAAGTCCGAGTACTTTTAGGTAAATTTAAATACAATGACGCGCTGAACCTTTTAGGAGAAAGTAATGAATAA